One window of the bacterium genome contains the following:
- a CDS encoding clan AA aspartic protease, protein MGMTQVTVTVSNPADPERRWEGLFLVDTGAIDCMVPGKHLREIGIEPRGKRTYELADGTEVAMDIGGGQFEFMGEIVWTTVIFGKDDVEPILGVTALESVGIEVDPQNQRLKRLPAVRLK, encoded by the coding sequence ATGGGAATGACACAAGTAACAGTAACTGTAAGTAATCCTGCTGACCCAGAACGACGATGGGAAGGATTATTTCTTGTAGATACAGGTGCTATTGATTGTATGGTACCAGGTAAGCACTTACGGGAAATTGGGATTGAACCAAGAGGTAAGAGAACATATGAATTGGCTGATGGAACAGAGGTAGCAATGGATATTGGTGGAGGACAGTTTGAGTTTATGGGTGAAATTGTATGGACAACAGTAATCTTTGGGAAGGATGATGTAGAGCCAATTCTTGGTGTAACAGCTTTAGAATCCGTTGGAATTGAAGTTGATCCACAAAATCAACGATTGAAGCGTCTCCCTGCTGTTCGCTTAAAATAG